The genome window CACAAACCGTTTATGCTATCACTTTCTTCCAAGGTTCGCTTCAAGAGGCCCACCAAAAAAGTAAACAGGAGCATAAGAGGCTACTGATCTACTTTACGGCCAAATGGTGTGGACCCTGTCGCTACATGGAGAAGGAAGTATTCAATACTGATTCAGTCACCCAAATTACCGACGCCCAATTTGTGGCCCTCAAAGTAGATTATGATGCTTGGAACACCAAGCCAATCGTGGAAAAATACCGAGTAGCTAGCTTGCCTTCGTTTGTTATCGTGGATTCGCTGGACGCTGTTGAAAAGCGAGCACTTGGACGAGTAACGACTGCTGAATTTATCCGTTTCCTGGCTCCGACTACCGTCCAGGTAGTTGAACGTCCCATTTTTGAGCTACGAAGTGATGAACAACGCTATACACAACGGCAACTCATGGAGACAAAGGGGCAACTGGAGCTAGGCCTTCAAGCGGGAGTCAATTTAACTCCCGTATCCAGTTTAACTATTAGTCACCAATTAGGGTATGACATCAGTCTATTACTAATCTGGACCAAACGCCGGATGAGTATTCGATCTGGATTAAGTTTAGTATCCATTGGCGCAAAGTCGGACGATGGTCAGCCGTTGCGCTTCCACTACGTAGCCTTTCCCGTGAATCTGTCTTACCTACTGCGTAAAACTGTCGTGTTAGGACTTCCCGGGGGATATCGAGCGAATCTAACCCCGTATATCTGTCGGCTAATCAATAACCCTGATCTAGCTGTTAGCTCTTTGGATTATGGCACTAAGCTAGGTCTAAGTGCCTTTGTTGGCAGTACATCCCGGTTGGAAGCTCAACTAGGTTACCAGCTGGGCATGAAGGATATTGGTGGGCCTTCCAGCTTCAATCTTTATAATCGGGGCCTATATTTTTGCGTCACCTTTATTCTCTGAAAGGATGAATTCACCCGATCTTTGTATTAGCTTACCATAATGTTCACTTATACAACAAATTTAAAATGCAACTAAAACAGCATAATAGCGTCTTTGATGCACTTAGTTGAGCCGACTAAGTGTAAATTTTAGGACATGAGAATATCCTTGACGCTGCTGATCTTACTTTATTTTGCTGGTTCTTCAATCGCTCAATCTTTGCTAACAATCAGAGGAAAGACAGATGATCTACAAAGTAGTCAGGTTTACTTATTCTTTGTCAACCCAGCCCAATCGGATACTACTTTGGTTGATTCAGCAACCGTCACCCGGCAACAATTTAGTTTCAAGAAAAGCCTCCAGGAACCCAAACAGGCCTTTCTAAGACTCAGAAACCACTCCAAAAAAGTCGCCTTTCTGTGGGACAATCCTATTGAAGTCAACTTCAGTGATCGCTCGCCAACTAGCTCATCGGTTACTAACTCGGTGGCCACTACAGAATGGTATGACTTTACGGCCGGAATTGATTCTACTCATGAACAACAGGTTGTTGTCTTTGCTAACCAGAAAGCTGCACTTCTTCGACAAAAGCCCCAAAAAGG of Spirosoma linguale DSM 74 contains these proteins:
- a CDS encoding Thioredoxin domain protein (PFAM: Thioredoxin domain~KEGG: AGAP012940-PA), whose protein sequence is MLRHLFLRGLMVGLITLLYTQTVYAITFFQGSLQEAHQKSKQEHKRLLIYFTAKWCGPCRYMEKEVFNTDSVTQITDAQFVALKVDYDAWNTKPIVEKYRVASLPSFVIVDSLDAVEKRALGRVTTAEFIRFLAPTTVQVVERPIFELRSDEQRYTQRQLMETKGQLELGLQAGVNLTPVSSLTISHQLGYDISLLLIWTKRRMSIRSGLSLVSIGAKSDDGQPLRFHYVAFPVNLSYLLRKTVVLGLPGGYRANLTPYICRLINNPDLAVSSLDYGTKLGLSAFVGSTSRLEAQLGYQLGMKDIGGPSSFNLYNRGLYFCVTFIL